A genome region from Triticum aestivum cultivar Chinese Spring chromosome 2B, IWGSC CS RefSeq v2.1, whole genome shotgun sequence includes the following:
- the LOC123044054 gene encoding uncharacterized protein isoform X2 — protein MIVSNLLFSRTTELLAAFNYVYLKWIWCPGHVELRSDAQIHRVMTSCMRLDTQQIENIEAKISNTRPRCPTEMQPNEDGSKVEYWVWNPFRSKLAAVVLCGVDNIWIVRGITAWGLGRRS, from the exons ATGATAGTTTCCAACTTGCTTTTTAGCAGAACTACAGAACTATTAGCAGCTTTTAATTATGTGTACTTAAAATGGATTTGGTGTCCAGGACATGTGGAGTTGAGATCAG ATGCTCAAATACACAGAGTAATGACATCCTGTATGCGCTTGGACACCCAGCAGATTGAAAATATAGAAGCAAAGATATCCAATACGAGGCCACGATGCCCGACAGAGATGCAGCCA AACGAGGACGGATCCAAGGTTGAGTACTGGGTGTGGAACCCCTTCAGATCCAAGTTGGCTGCTGTTGTACTCTGTGGTGTGGACAACATCTGGATT GTCCGAGGAATTACAGCTTGGGGACTTGGGAGGCGATCGTAA
- the LOC123044057 gene encoding CBL-interacting protein kinase 21, with protein sequence MAASEGAMRMGKYEMGRTLGEGHFGKVRLARHADTGRAFAIKILDRQRILAMKIDEQIKTEIATLKLLKHPNVVRLYEVAASKTKIYMVLEYVNGGELFEKIALKGKLPEKEGRKLFQQLMDAVSYCHERGVYHRDLKPENVLVDAKGNIKVSDFGLSALPQHQRKDGLLHTTCGSPNYIAPEVLLNKGYDGSMSDVWSCGVILYVMLTGNLPFDDENMVVLYQKILKGDYRIPKWLSPGAQDILRKLLDPNPITRLGMDGLREHDWFNQSYTPAVPFDDDDDNYVGDDNSHMTKHNGIPDNPAINQMNAFQLIGMSSCLDLSGFFEKEDVSERKTRFASNYPPTYLFEKIESNVINMGFQVQKNNGKLKVIQERKGPTNPRGHGSLLISAEVFEINESLYVVELKRSCGDCSLYRQLCATLSDDLGICKSQQLLKNDSIRQELYRFNSSF encoded by the exons ATGGCGGCGTCGGAGGGAGCAATGCGGATGGGCAAGTACGAGATGGGGCGGACGCTCGGGGAGGGGCACTTCGGCAAGGTGAGGCTGGCGCGGCACGCCGACACCGGCCGCGCCTTCGCCATCAAGATCCTCGACCGCCAGCGCATCCTCGCCATGAAGATCGACGAGCAG ATAAAGACGGAGATCGCGACGCTGAAGCTGCTCAAGCACCCCAACGTCGTCCGCCTCTACGAG GTCGCCGCGAGCAAGACCAAGATATACATGGTCCTCGAGTATGTAAACGGAGGAGAGCTATTTGAGAAAATC GCACTAAAGGGCAAGCTGCCGGAGAAGGAAGGGAGGAAACTGTTCCAGCAGCTAATGGACGCTGTAAGCTATTGCCACGAGAGGGGGGTTTATCATAGGGACCTTAAG CCCGAGAATGTCCTGGTTGATGCGAAAGGGAACATAAAGGTCTCTGATTTTGGACTAAGTGCCCTTCCACAGCATCAACGG AAAGATGGATTACTGCATACCACATGTGGCAGCCCTAACTACATAGCCCCTGAG GTCCTTCTCAACAAAGGTTATGATGGCTCCATGTCAGATGTATGGTCCTGTGGTGTTATCCTCTATGTGATGCTTACAGGGAATCTTCCGTTCGATGACGAAAATATGGTTGTCCTTTATCAGAAG ATTCTGAAAGGGGATTATCGTATTCCTAAATGGCTTTCGCCAGGAGCCCAAGATATACTGCGAAAACTCCTGGATCCGAACCCCATTACCCGCCTTGGCATGGACGGACTAAGGGAGCACGATTGGTTCAATCAAAGTTATACTCCAGCAGTGCcttttgatgatgatgacgataatTACGTTGGTGATGACAACTCCCACATGACCAAG CACAATGGCATTCCAGACAACCCCGCAATCAACCAGATGAATGCTTTTCAACTCATCGGAATGTCCTCGTGCCTTGATTTATCTGGGTTTTTTGAGAAAGAA GATGTCTCAGAAAGAAAAACCAGATTTGCATCAAACTATCCCCCTACTTATCTATTTGAGAAGATAGAGAGCAATGTCATAAATATGGGCTTCCAAGTACAGAAGAACAATGGCAAG CTAAAAGTGATCCAAGAGCGCAAGGGACCAACAAATCCAAGAGGGCATGGATCATTATTAATTTCTGCTGAG GTGTTTGAGATCAATGAATCTCTTTATGTTGTTGAGCTAAAAAGGTCATGTGGAGACTGCTCCCTATACAGACAG CTGTGTGCAACGCTCTCAGACGACTTGGGAATATGCAAAAGCCAGCAACTTCTGAAGAACGACTCCATAAGACAAGAGCTTTATCGATTTAATAGTAGCTTTTGA
- the LOC123044054 gene encoding putative rRNA 2'-O-methyltransferase fibrillarin 3 isoform X1, translated as MIVSNLLFSRTTELLAAFNYVYLKWIWCPGHVELRSDAQIHRVMTSCMRLDTQQIENIEAKISNTRPRCPTEMQPIRAQSLFLDNEDGSKVEYWVWNPFRSKLAAVVLCGVDNIWIVRGITAWGLGRRS; from the exons ATGATAGTTTCCAACTTGCTTTTTAGCAGAACTACAGAACTATTAGCAGCTTTTAATTATGTGTACTTAAAATGGATTTGGTGTCCAGGACATGTGGAGTTGAGATCAG ATGCTCAAATACACAGAGTAATGACATCCTGTATGCGCTTGGACACCCAGCAGATTGAAAATATAGAAGCAAAGATATCCAATACGAGGCCACGATGCCCGACAGAGATGCAGCCAATACGCGCCCAATCTTTATTTCTTGAT AACGAGGACGGATCCAAGGTTGAGTACTGGGTGTGGAACCCCTTCAGATCCAAGTTGGCTGCTGTTGTACTCTGTGGTGTGGACAACATCTGGATT GTCCGAGGAATTACAGCTTGGGGACTTGGGAGGCGATCGTAA
- the LOC123044055 gene encoding uncharacterized protein has product MGEYAAAKTAVWWDIENCAVPRNCDPHLIVQNMSSALATAGYVGPISVSAYGDTSGIAHNVQHALSSTGVSLHHVPAGIKDASDKKILVDMLFWAIDNPPPANYLLISGDRDFSNALHKLKMRRYNILLAQPPNVSQTLTAAAKSVWLWRSLVAGEPPLAVSPYISSASSGNKDNLDTSRNTVPNSSAAARDTNPQVQNPSQHDYQNGGNGKVDKQPKVKQPRKNQTDNASKPAGKKENSVDGVADNSKGSTASQPSQPSTPSSSSSSSPEPQSRAKANQTSIPKNPPLFLPKKPAKPTNSHQKSVPHDYFGSKKSGVSTESAPKNGAPDSGHGSGHNHPKHHNQSSQPPKPHNPVTPRPHNGPGNFHTSNLHRSSSCPPQAPQAGHTGVPTAPLQSWPSAPPPPYHVPPVNYPDMSRLNISGYPIGAHDNQGSNVSYHPNYSGAVQPPYNNYSYRHPTPPNISSNMQNAGQWGANTGCPQPSSDSQILIRNILSALEVLKTEKLAPTEQHISDCVRYGGANLPQFDVKKALEVAIQHQAIVTKKLGLVSFFLGKDENLWKCVNIMDNNARHSKETLDTVHRYISTAPGCSAIKNSQSRYHAATLLKKTCLKRLSLGEVLQVLYIATDKMKWFVPHSSGWQPLSWNVIVADTAPDASGKS; this is encoded by the exons ATGGGGGAGTACGCGGCGGCCAAGACGGCGGTGTGGTGGGACATCGAGAATTGCGCCGTCCCCCGCAACTGCGACCCCCACCTCATCGTCCAGAACATGAGCTCCGCCCTCGCCACCGCCGGCTACGTCGGCCCCATCTCCGTCTCCGCCTACGGCGACACCAGCGGCATCGCCCACAACGTCCAGCACGCCCTCTCCAGCACCGGCGTCTCCCTCCACCACGTCCCCGCCG GCATTAAAGATGCAAGTGATAAGAAGATCTTGGTTGACATGCTGTTCTGGGCTATTGACAACCCTCCGCCAGCGAATTATTTGCTAATCTCTGGTGATCGGGATTTCTCTAATGCCCTTCATAAGCTTAAGATGAGGCGGTACAATATTCTTTTAGCACAACCTCCAAATGTGTCTCAAACGCTTACTGCTGCGGCAAAGAGTGTTTGGCTCTGGAGAAGCCTTGTGGCTGGAGAACCACCATTAGCAGTGTCACCATACATAAGCAGCGCATCAAGTGGCAATAAGGATAATTTGGATACGTCAAGGAACACTGTTCCAAATTCTTCAGCCGCGGCTCGAGATACTAACCCTCAAGTGCAGAATCCTTCTCAGCATGATTATCAAAATGGTGGTAATGGTAAGGTAGATAAGCAACCCAAAGTGAAGCAACCTCGGAAAAATCAGACAGATAATGCATCTAAACCAGCAGGCAAAAAGGAAAACTCAGTTGATGGAGTCGCTGATAATTCCAAAGGAAGCACTGCTAGCCAACCAAGTCAGCCTTCTACACCATCATCAAGTTCTTCATCAAGTCCTGAACCCCAGAGTAGGGCAAAGGCGAACCAGACAAGTATACCTAAAAACCCACCCCTTTTCCTGCCTAAAAAGCCTGCAAAACCCACTAATTCCCATCAAAAGAGTGTTCCTCATGACTATTTTGGTAGTAAGAAGTCTGGTGTGTCAACTGAATCTGCACCGAAAAATGGTGCTCCTGATTCTGGCCATGGTAGTGgccataatcatccaaaacaccATAACCAATCCTCTCAGCCGCCAAAACCACATAATCCAGTGACTCCTCGTCCTCACAATGGACCTGGTAATTTTCACACATCAAATTTACATAGAAGTAGTTCATGTCCACCACAAGCTCCACAAGCTGGGCATACTGGTGTTCCCACTGCACCACTGCAGTCCTGGCCAAGTGCTCCTCCTCCCCCCTATCATGTCCCGCCAGTTAATTATCCTGATATGAGTCGGCTGAATATTTCTGGATACCCCATAGGGGCTCATGACAACCAAGGTTCAAACGTTAGCTACCATCCAAACTATTCTGGTGCTGTTCAGCCTCCTTACAATAATTATAGTTACAGACATCCAACTCCACCTAATATATCCAGCAACATGCAGAATGCTGGACAATGGGGTGCAAACACTGGATGTCCGCAGCCATCTTCTGACTCTCAAATTCTTATAAGAAATATCTTAAGTGCTTTGGAAGTACTGAAGACTGAGAAGCTTGCACCAACCGAACAGCATATATCAGATTGCGTACGTTATGGAGGTGCTAATCTACCACAATTTGATGTTAAGAAGGCTCTTGAAGTTGCTATTCAGCATCAAGCTATCGTAACGAAAAAGTTAGGACTTGTGTCATTCTTTCTGGGAAAAGATGAAAATCTCTGGAAATGCGTGAATATAATGGATAACAATGCTAGGCACTCAAAAGAGACTCTAGATACTGTTCATAGGTACATATCTACTGCCCCTGGATGTTCTGCGATAAAGAACTCTCAATCAAG GTATCACGCTGCAACTCTGTTGAAGAAAACATGCTTGAAACGTCTTTCCCTTGGCGAAGTTCTTCAGGTTTTGTATATCGCAACCGATAAAATGAAGTGGTTTGTTCCTCACTCTTCAGGCTGGCAGCCTCTCTCATGGAACGTGATAGTGGCTGATACTGCTCCAGATGCTAGTGGAAAATCCTAG
- the LOC123044058 gene encoding chaperone protein DnaJ, protein MRSSEAMELLGFAPYSRPSPSEVKAAYRRMVMESHPDRVPTHQKPQAESKFKQIVEAYSCLKDGRRFGNRMEVHVMRSGVPTGYRRSNKILIKAPFLLIICAAVSFGSYSASRAYQRQKDVCSSQNPFLP, encoded by the exons ATGAGGAGCAGCGAGGCCatggagctcctgggcttcgctcCCTACTCCCGGCCGTCCCCTTCCGAG GTGAAGGCTGCGTATAGAAGAATGGTCATGGAGTCCCATCCCGATCGTGTACCGACACATCAGAAGCCTCAAGCAGAGTCAAAATTCAAGCAG ATAGTAGAAGCATATTCTTGTTTGAAGGATG GTCGAAGATTTGGGAACAGAATGGAAG TACATGTAATGAGGTCTGGTGTTCCAACGGGATACAGAAGATCAAACAAGATATTGATTAAAGCCCCCTTTCTGCTCATAATTTGTGCCGCAGTTTCCTTTGGTTCCTACAGCGCTTCGAG GGCATACCAGCGGCAAAAGGATGTGTGTTCCTCTCAGAACCCTTTTCTTCCATGA
- the LOC123044056 gene encoding pentatricopeptide repeat-containing protein ELI1, chloroplastic, with protein sequence MRARGGGAAAPRPEHLAAHARLVKSADADPFVVSTVMRAYLRSSLPLQALLVLRGLLPRAPRLLANSFSLSLALQACAASAALASSAATRPLGASLHARAVRSGFAAADLFVRTALVEMYAKSGRAELARAAFDEAPRRDVFLCNVMLAAYVARGEVAEARRVFDGMRDRDLVSWNTMIHGYAVRGDVGMAREIFDATSDRDAFSWSSMISAYAKGRRSKEALELWKVMRAACVAPDCITMVSVLSACSDMGALTIGAEVHQFVESHRVEVDMKLGTALVDMYAKCGDIENSLKVFRAMPVMDVLTWSSMIIGLANHGLGHDALSLFSEMISQGLQPNEITFVGVLMACTHVGLVSDGKKYFSSMTDVHGVVPRVEHYGCMVDLLGRAGHVEEAMQLIRSMPFEPDAIIWRTLLGACRIHKNVEIAEEAMAKLKVLDPLADGHYVLLSNIYAQANSWEGVAEMRKTIKRENIQRVPGRSSIEWENTVHEFVSGDRSHPRIEEIYKMLEKMIGRLTQAGYRPMTSLVLQDIDEQSKKRALAEHSEKLAIAFGLLTTPPGSTLRITKNLRACEDCHSAIKLISLVYGRKLIVRDRNRFHHFSEGQCSCKDYW encoded by the coding sequence ATGCGCGCGCGAGGGGGCGGCGCGGCCGCGCCGCGGCCGGAGCACCTGGCGGCGCACGCGCGGCTCGTCAAGTCGGCGGACGCGGACCCGTTCGTCGTCAGCACCGTCATGCGCGCCTACCTCCGCTCCTCGCTCCCGCTGCAGGCCCTGCTCGTCCTCCGCGGCCTCCTCCCGCGCGCGCCCCGCCTCctcgccaactccttctccctctccctcgccctccaggcctgcgccgcctccgccgcgctcgCCTCGTCCGCCGCGACCCGGCCGCTCGGCGCCTCGCTCCACGCGCGCGCGGTCAGGTCCGGCTTCGCCGCCGCCGACCTCTTCGTGCGCACCGCGCTCGTCGAGATGTACGCCAAGTCGGGCCGCGCGGAGCTCGCGCGCGCCGCGTTCGACGAGGCGCCCCGCCGTGACGTGTTCCTCTGCAACGTCATGCTCGCGGCCTACGTCGCGCGCGGCGAGGTCGCGGAGGCGAGGAGGGTGTTCGACGGAATGCGGGACAGGGACCTGGTGTCCTGGAACACGATGATCCACGGGTACGCCGTGAGAGGGGACGTCGGCATGGCGAGGGAGATATTCGACGCGACGAGCGACAGGGACGCCTTCTCGTGGAGCTCGATGATCTCCGCGTACGCCAAGGGCCGTCGGTCCAAGGAGGCGCTGGAGCTGTGGAAGGTGATGCGAGCGGCATGTGTCGCTCCAGACTGCATCACCATGGTGAGCGTGCTCTCGGCATGCAGCGACATGGGGGCGCTGACCATTGGCGCAGAGGTACACCAGTTTGTCGAGAGCCACAGGGTTGAGGTAGACATGAAGCTGGGTACTGCTCTGGTTGACATGTATGCCAAGTGCGGCGACATTGAGAATTCTCTGAAGGTGTTCCGCGCTATGCCTGTGATGGATGTGCTTACTTGGAGTTCAATGATCATCGGACTGGCCAATCACGGACTTGGCCATGATGCTCTAAGTTTGTTCTCAGAGATGATATCACAAGGACTGCAACCAAATGAGATCACCTTCGTTGGAGTTCTTATGGCGTGCACTCATGTTGGTCTAGtgagtgatggcaagaagtatttcAGCTCAATGACTGACGTTCACGGTGTGGTGCCAAGGGTCGAGCACTACGGATGCATGGTCGATCTTTTGGGTCGTGCAGGCCATGTTGAGGAGGCAATGCAGCTTATCAGGAGCATGCCTTTTGAGCCTGATGCGATTATTTGGAGAACACTTCTTGGCGCCTGTCGCATCCATAAGAATGTGGAGATTGCAGAGGAAGCTATGGCCAAATTGAAAGTATTGGATCCTCTTGCAGATGGACACTATGTGTTGCTGTCAAACATATATGCACAAGCAAACTCATGGGAAGGTGTTGCAGAAATGAGAAAGACGATCAAGAGGGAGAACATTCAGAGGGTTCCGGGAAGAAGTTCGATCGAATGGGAGAACACAGTTCACGAGTTTGTTTCCGGTGATAGATCGCATCCGAGGATTGAGGAGATCTACAAAATGTTGGAAAAGATGATTGGCCGGTTAACACAAGCAGGATATAGGCCAATGACAAGCTTGGTATTGCAAGATATTGATGAGCAGTCTAAGAAGCGGGCACTGGCTGAACATAGCGAGAAGCTGGCCATTGCTTTTGGGCTGCTGACCACCCCTCCAGGGTCAACTCTTCGAATAACAAAGAACCTCAGAGCTTGTGAAGACTGCCATTCAGCGATTAAGCTTATATCCTTGGTATATGGTCGCAAGTTGATTGTTAGAGACCGGAATCGTTTCCACCATTTTAGTGAAGGGCAGTGCTCATGTAAGGATTATTGGTAA